From a single Ornithodoros turicata isolate Travis chromosome 8, ASM3712646v1, whole genome shotgun sequence genomic region:
- the LOC135365813 gene encoding uncharacterized protein LOC135365813 isoform X1 — MSDFEDFGIEHDSGRKMFSIVHFDERDEVSVVPSTWLMGRNKVLWPPYKNSKKVAVAIKACENPSSNWSQHNCRVLYECDTYETARQKEQKAAMTSDLTTDDDMCEPKRKRWRPQRFESSDEESASIMGDSSCFVNKPEVPVSRSQATPQCIRRPRPLCLSASRVQGAVSTSEPSPKSSTVSAESQQQEIQKSRKSTPEEKTLKMLKGIKMQLSSQAALLERLEKAILTSTPTGAPDPPQNDILEQLPLSAVECLEKLESDLHNPKNRTDLGLYLSRIGGSSPQDCLRHIMRRCMNDSFAQGFCLTGRKGKRPFLGLRLLEVIYGAVRKSYPEVTDATLQSCVADWLRYAPSRVKKS, encoded by the exons ATGAGTGACTTCGAGGATTTCGGCATCGAGCACGATAGCG GAAGGAAGATGTTCAGCATTGTACATTTTGATGAGAGGGACGAAGTTTCTGTTGTTCCATCAACCTGGCTAATGGGAAGAAACAAAGTTTTATGGCCACCTTACAAGAACTCCAAGAAAGTAGCCGTCGCAATTAAAGCATGCGAAAATCCATCAAGCAATTGGTCACAGCACAACTGCCGGGTACTTTATGAATGTG ACACATATGAAACAGCAAGGCAGAAAGAGCAAAAAGCTGCCATGACATCAGATTTGACAACTGATGATGACATGTGTGAACCAAAAAGGAAGCGGTGGCGCCCACAGCGATTTGAGTCCTCTGATGAGGAGAGCGCATCAATCATGGGGGATTCTTCTTGTTTTGTAAACAAGCCAGAAGTGCCTGTTTCACGTTCGCAGGCAACACCACAGTGTATTCGTCGCCCAAGGCCTCTCTGCTTGTCCGCTTCCCGCGTGCAAGGAGCAGTTTCAACCTCAGAGCCATCGCCAAAATCTTCTACTGTGTCTGCTGAATCCCAGCAACAAGAAATACAGAAGTCACGAAAATCCA CACCAGAGGAAAAAACATTAAAAATGTTGAAGGGAATCAAAATGCAGCTCTCATCTCAAGCAGCGCTCTTGGAGAGACTCGAGAAGGCCATCCTAACGTCTACCCCAACTGGGGCACCAGACCCACCACAAAATGACATCTTAGAGCAGCTCCCCTTATCAGCTGTGGAGTGCCTAGAGAAGCTTGAAAGTGACCTGCACAACCCAAAGAACAGAACTGACCTT GGGTTATACCTTTCAAGAATTGGTGGATCGTCGCCCCAGGACTGTTTACGGCACATTATGCGTCGCTGCATGAATGACAGCTTCGCTCAAGGGTTCTGCCTCACCggcagaaaaggaaaacgccCATTTCTCGGACTGCGGCTGTTGGAAGTCATTTATG GTGCTGTGCGGAAAAGCTATCCAGAAGTGACTGATGCAACATTACAATCGTGCGTGGCAGACTGGCTCAGGTATGCCCCTTCAAGGGTTAAGAAGAG
- the LOC135365813 gene encoding uncharacterized protein LOC135365813 isoform X2 has protein sequence MFSIVHFDERDEVSVVPSTWLMGRNKVLWPPYKNSKKVAVAIKACENPSSNWSQHNCRVLYECDTYETARQKEQKAAMTSDLTTDDDMCEPKRKRWRPQRFESSDEESASIMGDSSCFVNKPEVPVSRSQATPQCIRRPRPLCLSASRVQGAVSTSEPSPKSSTVSAESQQQEIQKSRKSTPEEKTLKMLKGIKMQLSSQAALLERLEKAILTSTPTGAPDPPQNDILEQLPLSAVECLEKLESDLHNPKNRTDLGLYLSRIGGSSPQDCLRHIMRRCMNDSFAQGFCLTGRKGKRPFLGLRLLEVIYGAVRKSYPEVTDATLQSCVADWLRYAPSRVKKS, from the exons ATGTTCAGCATTGTACATTTTGATGAGAGGGACGAAGTTTCTGTTGTTCCATCAACCTGGCTAATGGGAAGAAACAAAGTTTTATGGCCACCTTACAAGAACTCCAAGAAAGTAGCCGTCGCAATTAAAGCATGCGAAAATCCATCAAGCAATTGGTCACAGCACAACTGCCGGGTACTTTATGAATGTG ACACATATGAAACAGCAAGGCAGAAAGAGCAAAAAGCTGCCATGACATCAGATTTGACAACTGATGATGACATGTGTGAACCAAAAAGGAAGCGGTGGCGCCCACAGCGATTTGAGTCCTCTGATGAGGAGAGCGCATCAATCATGGGGGATTCTTCTTGTTTTGTAAACAAGCCAGAAGTGCCTGTTTCACGTTCGCAGGCAACACCACAGTGTATTCGTCGCCCAAGGCCTCTCTGCTTGTCCGCTTCCCGCGTGCAAGGAGCAGTTTCAACCTCAGAGCCATCGCCAAAATCTTCTACTGTGTCTGCTGAATCCCAGCAACAAGAAATACAGAAGTCACGAAAATCCA CACCAGAGGAAAAAACATTAAAAATGTTGAAGGGAATCAAAATGCAGCTCTCATCTCAAGCAGCGCTCTTGGAGAGACTCGAGAAGGCCATCCTAACGTCTACCCCAACTGGGGCACCAGACCCACCACAAAATGACATCTTAGAGCAGCTCCCCTTATCAGCTGTGGAGTGCCTAGAGAAGCTTGAAAGTGACCTGCACAACCCAAAGAACAGAACTGACCTT GGGTTATACCTTTCAAGAATTGGTGGATCGTCGCCCCAGGACTGTTTACGGCACATTATGCGTCGCTGCATGAATGACAGCTTCGCTCAAGGGTTCTGCCTCACCggcagaaaaggaaaacgccCATTTCTCGGACTGCGGCTGTTGGAAGTCATTTATG GTGCTGTGCGGAAAAGCTATCCAGAAGTGACTGATGCAACATTACAATCGTGCGTGGCAGACTGGCTCAGGTATGCCCCTTCAAGGGTTAAGAAGAG